TGTGTCCTTGTCTCACTACTCCACAATAAACTCAAGAGATCTGAGTTTCACCTCGCCTGAGAAGACAGCTACATCCAGGCAAAGACAAGAGACCATTCCTGAGTTTGAacatatggatgaatcagatcattcGGGACAAGAGAAGACCCATGTGAATGAATCTGCACCTTCAGGGCAAATGAGAACTGAGAGTTCTAATGCATCAAGCTCTAATGCAACCAACACTCCTCAGCCAATCATGGATTTGGCACCCTCCTTCAGGCCACAAAATCTCATTCAGCTCATCCAGGAGTTCTCTGATGAAGCAACCAGAAGACTGCAATGgctatatcaggtaactgataatcaattTGATGCATCTTTGGTTGATGGTATGTGGTCTGCCTTCGGACGATGGTCAGAAAGTAGAGCTTATGAGCTtgagaagcagcttagcagagagaagcgtctgagagttcatgatgcctctgagagagcttatgagcagaggcagagggTGTTACACAAGGTTTGTGAACCCATGAGAAGAGCAATGGCTGCAAGAACACATGTTGTCTCTGaacgtacctcagaagatgctgatatgattccagcagaggttgcagaTGACAGTACTGAAGAGATCATCATTCATGAAGCTGCAGAGGCTGATGAAGTTCAGATGGAAGTACCTACTCAAGTTGAGGCAGAAGTTCAAGCACCTACAGATGTTCCtattcaagctccagaactatCTCCACATCCGGAAGTTGCTCTCCTAGCTGCCAGAATTGATAGGATACAAGATGATCAACAGAggttgtttcagatggttgagcatcaAGGCATCATTCAGAGTGAACAAAGTCGGCAGATTCAGGAATCTTCAAGCAGAATGGAGAACATGATGAAGTATCTGATCGAAAAATCTACCATCTTCATCAAAGCCTTGAACCCCTCTCATCTATCTTTCATGCATATTTATTTGTCTATGAACTTATTCTGTTTGAccatgttttattttcttatgtgTTTCTGCTACAACTTATTTAATGCACCGTCCACATctcttagtaactcacatgcattTATGTTCGATGCGTTCTTTGCATGTTTTTTCTGTTACTTCTCTTCTTTATAATCCATTactttccttcttctccatcgcAATTAAATTCattcctttctctcctcaaatcaAAATGTCTTCTGTTGATTTGATTTCTGAACTTAAGGCTCTGGTATTTGACCGGACCTTTCCCTGGAGTGTCGATCTTTCACTCACTCAAATATCCCAAGCTCTTGGGAAAATTGAGTATCTGCTGGACTGCTGGCTGACGTCGAATCAGACCCACTGTTTGCATACTCTTCAGGAAGTTCTGAAAGACCTCCTTCGCCTGGCCTCTCGCCGGAAGGATCTTGAAGTTCAATTCGAGAGCATTTGTCTGCTCATTGAGCATGAAAAGAGGGAACGAGAAGATCAAGAAGAAGCAGGTGAAGTGCTTCAAGCTGCTGCCTCCACTTCTACCATCAATGAGAGTGAGATTCCgaaggaagaactggctgcCCAGTTAGCTTccattgatcaggacattcgtcctttGCACCTTCAACTTCTTTCAATGAAGGAATCTCGTGCCTTCTTATGTGTCTAGGAATTGTTCTCCTAGTATTCTCTTATCCTATGTACTCATTTCCGTTCATTAATAATAACATGCGTTTTATCTAAGTTAAttctttgttgttattgtttttgtttttcactctttttgcttatgacaaaaagggggagtacataaaatggtttttgataaacttttaattttgttcatataatataaaactagttgaggagaataagtatcaaatacttatagcacatagatattgccaagcgtcctaaacaaggaatacattttgttcaatcTTCTGAACAAACATGCCTCTAACGCCTTATCCCAAAACATCTGGACAATACTCTATGTTTCCATGTGATCTacgcaagttctgaaccatcaatttATGATGAGTATACATTCTTCTATGCGTATCTTCCGATCACCTCacaagactccgaatctagactcttcatcatctcatcaagtcatagattcagggggagtcagggggagaccccagctcagaatcaggtgctatcctagattcagaaagaaaaacataaaccgttacacaaggataagttttaactctgatctcttctctcttgtgtattcagtttattgtctaagaattgttcatcaaaatacttgttttgtcatcatcaaaaagggggagattgttagatcaagatttgatcagtggttgcatctctatattttgatgattacaattaaagtttttgaggatgaacaattatggtactctaacgtttgtcttttatagttgtgacaaacaggttctaattctgacccaagccaattccatcagaagatgaagacccaagagtaaccaaaagagagttctaaagctcaccatgttcgttcagaacagttgcaaatccttcagaagttctgaagatagaagctctcaagaggtactgaagaaccggagtcagaagttctgaagactagatgttccagaaggaacggtcctgaagtagaagactcaagttctgaagacctgcaagaagttggctctgaagacccaagctattctagctctgacgttcaaaAGTTCTAAGGAActtgtccagaagcagaagttgcaaggtcagaggatccaagcttctgtctgactctgatcagaagcttcaccaacgtccatctgaagcactcaagatcataagtcagctggtgaaaggacaggtcgctgtcatagtacacatcgtactgtcatagcctgtccgccacctacctcgttcagcctagcagtatgatattacaagattgtcactccaacgggcaaaaccctagcaacggctacaccaattgccttggagtatataagggctgaagatagaagaaagaagctaagaaactttgctaatattcttgaattcattctaaccgatctcttagcaatatttcttcactgttcttaaacatctgagtttaccattagcttttcagaagcatttcttgtaaacccaaaaccttttacaaacactttgtaaagttccttaagagaccaagtttggtcggatcttgagaggactgaatcaagtttggttcagtgtttagctagtcttgagaggatcggtagatcagcttcttgagagtatactagtgagaaaatcagtgtattgttagtcacttagcaggttgcaagtgcagttataacattcattgattttagtggattgccttcatcagaagaaggaagaaatcaccttcacgggtggactggattaacttgagcttttatctcaagtgaaccaggataaaatacttgtgtgctctacttcatattcttcagcacctagttcttatctttaagtttgtcaaaacttcaaaaaggaaaacttttggttaaaaactctattcaaacccccccccctttctagtgtttttcgcaccttcaaaaaTAAGTATAAACTATACGTATTCACTACAAGAAAATTGCGCATTGTCGATGAATTTTGACCAGCGGCATGAAGGTTGTCACAAAATCTCGTTGTTACCACAGTGGGGTCGTCAATaacttttttatataaaaaaatgttacCGGCTAATATAAGACCGTTTGAAATTTGACGacaagtaatttttttaaggATTAATACCACTTACCGATGGTCAAAGCTATCAGTATTCTGAATACTGTCTAATCACTACAAGAAAACACCTTATAATTGTTTGCTTTTTAATTACGAATTCGAATCTGTTGGTAATTACGCTTATTATGCATATGTCGACTATGTCTTTGAACCTCCTAGCTTCCATGTAATCTCCGAGCGTAAATAGAGAGACATGCCCAAGCACCACCTTGTGATCATAAAGATGAATATCCAATaagtactaaaaaaaattaacgcgTCCAACAGTCCAAGTCATATTTGAAATAGTCATAGGCGGATTTACCACCTGGCTTTGTGGGTCCATTGCCCAAgctcaattttttctttggacCAAGTAAGTTTTTGGGCCCAAAATAAAATGAGAGAAAGGGCAAAATTTACAAGGATAGGCAAAATTTAGGGACTCAATCATAAATTTGCCCAGGCTTCCCAAAATTTCTGGTTCCGCCACTGGAAATAGTCGTACACTTTTGGCAATTGAGAAAGTAGTATATACCCCTCCTTTAGCTTCTTTTCACTTTCCTCGTTTTAAGAAATAACTATTCACTTAATTCTTATGCAATCTGATGAAGTGTGAGTGAGCGAAGAAAGTCTAAATAAGATATTGTTCCGTTTAAACTTTAACAAATTTTGATATTATTTTCTCAGATTTCATGTTAATCATCACATCATCTTCCACATAACGTGATAGATGATGTAGATGTATCACATAAGTACTCATCGTATACAAAGACACTTCTTAGTTCGAACCAACTAAAAAttcattatatttatataattacatTGACTAAAATGATATGTAATCGGGTTTTGATTTTCATTCATATTATCTTcttatttttcaaatattttccTATCAAGTCacacataatattttttatttctatattgGCTGAGACTATTTGGATCATCTCCATTTACTATTCACACCATCCCTTTAAGTGCGAAAATACATTTATACctccaaatattttaaaaaaactacttcaatttataaaaaaaaaaaactaatctcACCATCTCCCTCTCTCATTCTCACGCTGTGACTATCTAGAAAGCCTTCTcccaattgaaaaaaaaaactctagcCTCCATCTCCCACCAGTTTCAGCCTCACTACCGGCCAAACCCTAGCCTCCATCTCCCACCGGTCAAACCCTAGCCTCCATCTCCCACCGGTTTCAGTCTCACCACCGGCCAAATCGTAGCCTCCCACCACCATACTCACGGTATCAcgaaggagaagaaagaaagagaaagaaggaaAAGGACGAAGGAGCAAAGGAAcaagaaaggaggaagaagaagaaagaaggaacAACGTAACCTTGATCTGGTTAGTCCCCCCTTCCAAATAGCCTCCCTTTTCGTTTACCCTGATGTTGAATGTTGGATCCGCAATTTAAATAGCGGTTGTGTTATGCTTACCGCTATTTAAATTGAGGTAGTGTTACCATAACCTTGATCTGTACCCAAACCCTGTTTGATGTACCCGCTATCAAAATAGCGGACGCTTCCGCAATCAAAATAGCGGTAGCTTCCACTGCTAAAATAACGGTAGTTTCCGCAATCAAACTAGCGGTAGTTTCCGCCATCAAAATAGCGGTAGTTTAAATGGCAGCCaagtttttgttttctgttcAAGTCATTCGAGTTTAAATTGCAGCCAAGTTATTCCTCCTCTAAACCATGAACCATACTCACGTACGTCTCAAATACCCAAACTGTTGATTCTGTTCTAAAATTCACACAAGGGACAAGGTAGAATTAACGTGACTACCCTATATTTGACACAAGGGACAATTGATATATCTGTCAATTTTGATGATCTACAATTTACATATATACCTAAGAAGTGATCTTAGATATATAGTAGAAGCAACTTTTGATTATCTCAATTTTGAAGTTGAATGAGACCACACCTCAAGCTACTTTCTTCTACCTGCCAAAACAAAGTGaagttaataataattaaaacacACTAAATAAAACATTTCATGTCTCATGAAAATTAGCAATGATTGATTCTTGGACATCCCAACACTACAAACATCACAAAGACATATAATGTTTGTTCTTATCACATCACATGTATCACATTTATTAATTTTTGGTTGTCTTAGACTAAGACTAGTTTATGAACCTGGTAGTTGTCATCTTGTACATGCCCAGGTTGTTGATTGTTGAATATGTTTCTCTGAAATGGATAAGCTGGTAGTTGTACATAGCCAAGTTTTTTATTATGTTCCTGATTTTGGGATTTGCTTTGTTGACACAGGTATGGcgaggacaaaaaaaaaacctcgtTGTGGGAGCGGCTTCACAACCACCTCACCCTCCACGGGATCGTTCGAGAACTCATGCTTTGGCTCGCCGAAATCGTGATAGGACTCAAGGCGTGAGAGATGAAGTTGAGGAGGGTGTGCTGGTTAATTCACGACACTAGGGAGCAGTGAATGCCCATAAATTCACTGAGGTCTATCACATTACAACAATTATTAATCCTCACTAAGGTATATTACAGAGTGATCACCACCACCATGTTTAGCGGTAAGATATGCACTATAATCGTCAATTCAAGCAAAATAGGGATCAACCCATGTCTTGGCCTCGTCCCTGCGCTTATATGGCCACATGTGAGCAGTGAGCGGCATTGGGTGCCCATCACGAAGAACAACCTGCATTGGGAACTTAAGCATCTTAGAacaccatatatatatatatagacttaAAAAGACAATAATACAGTAAGAGTCAAATACCCCTATAAAGTGATTTTTGTTAACAAATGCAACTGCCATGCGTTTGTGGAGTGCCGGTGGGTTATGACTTCCTCTCAACGGGAAGAAAGTGTTACATCCACTAACAGCAAGGGTCATGAACACCACTTTATAAGCTATGGATATAATGTATGCCATATTAGGAAAGATCATCCTCTTATCTTCTCCTACTGGCCCACCTGAAGTGACCTGTAAAGCATAACGTATCTCATTTGCCTCAGCTATCCCAAATATTGAACTATACATGCCAAACTCAGTGTCAAGCTCCTGGATCAGAGTCTGACGAACAATCGGCCATTTGTCTTCTCCCATATCCAATTGTAAGACCCTAGTTTTTAAGATaggttaaataattattttcttattcacGCTTAGTTTTCCGATGTAACGCATATGGAACTTTGACAAGTGTTTACCGAATTAGACAACtttatgaaaaagaaagttcaggaattgacCAAGGATGATGCCATGGACAGTTTAGGTTATAGTTCGAGCCATTTCAACACCCGGCTTATGTCGAGAGTGTCCAAAAAAGGTTAtttctgctcttaaagcactgtttacgcgaaattcaaaatcttaaaaaaaataagaatctctctttatttttcccataACCAGTGTTTCTCTACGGAACTCTAGGTTGTTCACACGATAGGTTtggcttcccggaagtccgtcgaagctaggcTTTAATCTCTCGgagactttaattaagacccttaaTGAAacgtttttctattcggagcttttaatgAAGTTTCTATCCGCGTAGTTACAATTATTTCAGCAATTGCgacatttcttcagaaggaagtttcttcatccgacgtcaactgcaaaaagtagttttctaGCATATTTTGGCCAATATTGTGTTtatatcgttttcttcaattctgAGAACTTCATTTGGAGTTATGGCATTCTGTCGCCAGATATTCACTTCTTATCGTTAGACGGAGGTATCAGAACGATCGGTTTCGAAAAACCTCGAAGTTTGTTTTTCGAGCATCTACTATAAAAAGGCGGGAAATGAGATATCTAATTTCCCACCAACTTAGAGAGAGGGCCGCGAGTTTTAGAGAGGGAGGGAGAGGATTTCTTCGCGAGTTCTTGTCCGATCCGCCTGATTTCAGTTTCTGTGGATCGACACCGATGTATTCTTGTTATTCCATAcctttgtttctactttctgtAGTTTTAAACCatgtctttctatgctcaaagtttggagcaattttcaaaaatatcttTTTTCTTCGATTTTTCTTTAGATCTACCTTCTACTACTATTACCCAACAACCTATATTCATCGCTGATGcgcgccgattttgatcgagtcgTCGTAGATCTGAAAATCTGGGGAAATACCCATATTCACCAAAGTTTCActttttgaaccaaaaattcacgacttaaccTAGTgccttaggattagttgctataaacaCCACGATCTACaaccctgtcaaatttgttttcaaaaattttgactttgagttttgagcttAAAGTTTGGACCCAAATGCACCTAGTAGCTTAGcaatttctaaaatttttccgagcattGATTTACCCTAGTTATACCCATAGATTACCACTAATCAAGTTATATCGGAGAAAAAGCGTCGAAACGCTAATTCCATggggagtggccgagagctcctagGGGGTTTGggggagtttttattttttgtaaaaacttgtcttttgtcGTAGATTCTCATACTATGAAACTTCTAAAGTttcgtcgaacattagttaAAATTGtataagttgttgtgattgattCTGACTGAGTAAATTGGTTTTTACTCAAAGGTTTGAATATGGATTTTGGAGCGCTTGGAGCTGCTGAGGATTCTCTTGAGGAACTTGAAGATCGTGAAGCTGGAAGAGACAccggtgagggcaacttactctactagataatgatttaggcgtcgataccttcgacttgtttatttggcttttgatattgattgattgatctgaattgggaaatgttttctgaggcttcggccgacatataTGTATAAGCTTTAATTGTTCTATGATTGATGTTGACTGAATCACATGCTttatgtgctaagtggctaaTTCTAGAATATGATGATATGTCTGAATATGTGTTATTGGATTGTACTAACTGTTTGTGCaattttttattcatatatTGTGATATCGTCAGAGTGTGGGTAAAGAGAGTTTATGCCATGCTAGTGACAGAAACTGTCAAGAGAATGATCATGAGGTCGGACCAAGGTCTGAACCTTTGCTATTTTAGGAGATCGATACCTTCTCGGGGAATTACACGGGTTTAAGGGAAAACCTTAGAACTTATAGAATTATAAACCATTTtacaaataaaaatcataatacattaaacaacattcaaacacTTTAACGTGTCGATAAAGTGTTGAAGAAGACTTAGAGCTTGAATAAGAATTTgggaatatgagaagtgtcgatgGTCCTAGTTTAGGGGAAAACCATGAGTGCTTCTGCACCTTTTTCCAATCGGCAGTTAGCATTTAGGCTACCTGAGGGATAAGTATGGGAAACCAATAAGTTTCCGAGTACGTtggtactcttttgctcgatgagcagtttcgTTGTTTGGCCATCTAAAGGATAAGCAGGGAAACTagaagtttccaagtacattggtactctttcgctcgctgagcagtttttgaccatcagattggatgagtcggatgattcgagtaATCATCAAGAGTGTTTGCACTCTATCATTATGAGAATTCGAGGTCGATAGTAAGACAATTTCCTTAGGGGAttttagagacaatattctTAGCTAGACACTTACATTGTGAGGACGACACGATGTTtgactaaccatattgcatcattcattcatGTTTGAGGTTACACGATGGGATGTCGGGCCTCGGTGGAGCCAATGGGATCGAAATATCAGATTTCCACGTAGATCACCGGGTGTGACTATTTATTTAGGTTGTAAGAGACATCGAGTCTGATGGTTAACACAAAGGCAGGTGAAAAGACCGACTCGTACACACGCGTCCAGCCTGCCGGAGCATTATtttagcatgacattgcatttcataccattcatttgatgatttgatgttgatgaacatcgttatgagtttgatgatttgatgttgataaacatcgttatttTTTTGCTGAATCAATGATTTATGCATGCTGAGTTAGTAGTTGATgatgtattgatatatatatGCCATGATAACATTTATCGAACCTATATATATCTACCCCCATACTCTACTTGTTCTCTTTATTATCTActctattctgtgagttgaccctcgcgccttgccttgtgtgtattgtttgtgtttgggcggtcgacaAACTACCAGATGTCGCTGGGGAATGGTTTACGTTGGTTCGCCCGTCCGGAGGAATTAGTTACGAGATGCTTGATGGGATTGACCCTGCCGCTTGGACGTTGGACCCCGCCAACCACCGAGCAACATACAAGGGGAGAGTACTAAAGGAGATGACTGATAACCACGGAGACATGACTACTGGAGTTCTGCGGAAGTACACCGTTGTCTTTGACCTGCCGCCGATGGTTCACTTTGGACCAGGTACTAGACTGCGACCACCTACACCACCGTCGTCATTATCGTCGTCGTCATCTGATGAGGAGGATCCTTCCGAGGTCGATATTGTTGTTGTGACACCGTTTAGACCGACACCGCCTGCTGCTATGGACCCTACTGACGTTGTGTCATCTTCTAGGCTCGTTGAGCCCAAGAAGGAGCATGTCGCCACGACTCTGACTCGTCTTGGGGCGTCTGTTTCCTCTCATGGTTACCGTGTTGAACCTTTGGTTCGCATGGTTGAGGAGGAGATCGCTACTAACGTAGTCGATCTGGAGATTGGTACGACTAGGGTGGCACGAAAGACGGTTAGTAGGGAGGTTATTGACGTGGATGTCGATGTGCTTACTGTGGACTCAGACACGGAGGACGACTATACGAgcaaggaggaggaagatggtTGGGAGACCCGCTTCTTTGCATGATTTGGGTTAGGGTGTATATTCAGTAGTAGCTTTGGTTAGTTGTTGTacatttgggacagggtaggtttacgaccttttgctttttgtgtgattctctgtatgggaatcacagagagtagtCGGACGATAGGAGGTCTGAGGAGGCagttttgggctgactctctCACATTTTGAGGACTGTAATTATTACACTTACTTTGATTACTGTTGCGTACACTTGTCTTCTGGCATACTTTCTGTCACCGTCAGTTTCTGGTGA
This is a stretch of genomic DNA from Lotus japonicus ecotype B-129 chromosome 1, LjGifu_v1.2. It encodes these proteins:
- the LOC130730166 gene encoding uncharacterized protein LOC130730166; the protein is MGEDKWPIVRQTLIQELDTEFGMYSSIFGIAEANEIRYALQVTSGGPVGEDKRMIFPNMAYIISIAYKVVFMTLAVSGCNTFFPLRGSHNPPALHKRMAVAFVNKNHFIGVVLRDGHPMPLTAHMWPYKRRDEAKTWVDPYFA